One region of Triticum aestivum cultivar Chinese Spring chromosome 6B, IWGSC CS RefSeq v2.1, whole genome shotgun sequence genomic DNA includes:
- the LOC123137309 gene encoding protein JOKA2 has product MSGLSAPPFDGLASGPDPWDVVVKVKYGDTLKRFNGYVNGTHFTLNLSALRSKIASAFKLAPDADFILTYTDEDGDVVMLDDDEDLHDAAIHQKLNPLRINVQLKNSHAGASHINRQDSSPKPLGATTQDPLAQIKSVIDEALKPISEPLRSTAREDPLAHLKSALDEAMKSIHEPVPESLAKLSREVLDAAPPQLTDLIKPFVNLITSTNSSQSAGNAESSPVSSRGVQQARVDLKADGQPKVEASLGSRPLNQRNPVSSETGGLKSVLVEVPAAVITEASQGQQRSLYPSVEDLLYTSNSGGNSSGCKDMTDAQSKGKSVMPSAEPLARSTVPSFRPSHPNASGNEWFQPRRSVDGWSQPRSIWQPETNVKPASDPGWRVPMYKAPHPSPPVPHAPLGYGHSPQFPYPGRLLSAGRLYGNLGNNSERSPRVSHRWIQCDGCGVQPIVGPRYKSNVKEDYDLCDTCFRRMGSEIEYTRIDKPILPHKLSQDPNLCRKIHSRASMKSKREKLESRFILDVTVLDGTLMSPSSPFTKIWRMHNNGSIMWPLGTQLIWVGGDQFALQTSVPLEIPLNGFPVDQEMDVAVDFVAPARPGRYISYWRLASPSGQKFGQRVWVHIQVEDPSFVSDNKTAAVNLNQPQESNVTNTSSLPQESNMTNTSNLIDVNIEPANQVLDEHVNGTRMELLEPLIYREAAEPEKSSSAFSAAPPYPIVDVPSSSENAAVFVPSVDVLAAEVIPRPAATTPADVPTSSLTSIPVDLPVAATTPVDAPLDIDSLTEEKLLQELEEMGFKQVDLNKEILRQNKYNLEQSVDDLCGVNEWDPLLAELNEMGFDDRETNKELLAKNGGSIKRAVMDLIAREKKDK; this is encoded by the exons atgtccggcctgaGCGCGCCGCCGTTCGACGGCCTCGCGTCGGGGCCCGACCCGTGGGACGTCGTCGTCAAG GTCAAATATGGTGACACGCTTAAGAGGTTCAATGGTTATGTCAACGGAACACACTTCACTTTGAATCTATCTGCTCTTCGTTCCAAAATTGCGAGTGCTTTTAAGCTTGCCCCTGATGCTGACTTCATTCTCACTTATACTGATGAGGATGGGGATGTTGTTATGCTGGATGATGACGAGGACTTGCATGATGCAGCTATCCATCAGAAATTGAACCCTCTCAGGATTAATGTTCAGTTAAAGAATAGCCATGCTGGGGCATCTCACATTAACCGGCAGGATTCAAGCCCTAAACCTCTTGGGGCCACCACTCAGGATCCGTTAGCTCAGATAAAATCTGTTATTGATGAAGCTTTAAAGCCCATATCAGAACCTTTGAGATCCACTGCAAGGGAAGATCCACTAGCTCACTTAAAATCAGCTCTTGATGAAGCTATGAAGTCTATCCATGAGCCAGTTCCTGAATCCCTTGCAAAACTGTCACGTGAAGTACTTGATGCAGCACCACCACAATTAACTGATCTGATAAAACCTTTCGTGAACTTGATCACATCAACCAACAGTAGCCAATCTGCCGGGAATGCTGAGAGTTCACCGGTTTCCTCCAGGGGTGTGCAGCAAGCACGGGTTGATCTCAAAGCTGATGGTCAGCCTAAAGTTGAGGCAAGTTTGGGTTCACGACCTTTGAATCAACGAAACCCTGTATCTTCTGAGACAGGAGGTCTTAAGAGTGTGTTAGTTGAAGTTCCTGCTGCAGTCATCACTGAAGCTTCTCAAGGCCAACAAAGATCATTATATCCTTCTGTTGAGGATTTGCTGTACACATCCAATTCAGGTGGTAACAGTTCTGGTTGCAAGGATATGACTGATGCTCAAAGTAAGGGAAAGTCTGTCATGCCCTCTGCTGAACCACTCGCTCGTTCCACTGTTCCCAGTTTTCGTCCAAGTCACCCAAATGCATCTGGAAATGAATGGTTCCAGCCACGAAGATCGGTGGATGGATGGTCCCAGCCGAGATCCATTTGGCAGCCTGAAACTAATGTCAAACCAGCTAGTGATCCTGGATGGCGTGTTCCAATGTATAAAGCGCCTCACCCATCCCCTCCAGTCCCCCATGCACCCTTGGGCTATGGACATTCTCCACAATTTCCTTACCCTGGCCGTCTGCTATCTGCTGGGCGCCTGTATGGGAATCTTGGTAATAACAGTGAGAGGTCACCACGAGTTTCACATAGGTGGATTCAGTGTGATggttgtggagttcaaccaattgtTGGGCCGCGCTACAAGTCTAATGT GAAAGAAGATTATGATCTGTGTGATACCTGCTTCCGTCGTATGGGCAGTGAGATTGAGTACACCAGAATAGACAAGCCTATCCTGCCACACAAGTTATCTCAGGACCCTAATTTG TGCCGGAAAATCCATTCACGTGCTTCAATGAAGTCAAAGCGTGAGAAGCTTGAAAGCCGCTTCATTTTGGATGTAACGGTGCTGGATGGCACACTTATGTCACCTTCAAGCCCGTTCACTAAGATTTGGCGCATGCACAACAATGGGTCTATCATGTGGCCCTTGGGCACACAGCTAATTTGGGTCGGTGGAGATCAATTTGCTCTGCAGACCTCTGTCCCACTAGAG ATTCCATTGAATGGATTTCCGGTGGATCAAGAGATGGATGTTGCTGTTGATTTTGTGGCACCTGCAAGGCCTGGGAGGTATATATCTTACTGGAGACTGGCATCACCTTCTGGTCAAAAATTTGGTCAGCGGGTTTGGGTTCATATCCAG GTGGAAGATCCATCTTTTGTCAGTGACAACAAAACTGCTGCTGTTAACTTGAATCAGCCTCAGGAAAGCAACGTGACAAACACAAGTAGTCTGCCTCAGGAAAGCAACATGACAAACACAAGTAATTTGATTGATGTCAACATCGAGCCTGCTAACCAAGTCCTAGATGAACATGTCAACGGCACTAGAATGGAACTGCTGGAGCCTTTGATATACCGTGAAGCTGCTGAGCCCGAGAAATCCTCCTCAGCATTTTCAGCAGCTCCTCCATACCCCATAGTCGATGTTCCGTCATCCAGTGAAAATGCAGCTGTTTTCGTGCCAAGTGTTGATGTACTTGCAGCTGAAGTCATTCCGAGACCTGCTGCGACTACACCTGCTGATGTGCCCACAAGTTCGCTTACTAGTATCCCTGTGGATCTGCCCGTAGCTGCAACCACACCTGTGGATGCACCGCTTGACATCGACAGTCTTACAGAAGAGAAACTGCTGCAGGAGCTGGAGGAAATGGGCTTTAAGCAGGTTGATCTGAACAAGGAGATACTGAGGCAGAATAAGTACAACCTGGAGCAGTCGGTGGATGATCTGTGTGGTGTCAATGAATGGGACCCTCTGCTGGCGGAACTGAACGAAATG GGATTTGATGACAGGGAGACGAACAAGGAGCTGCTTGCCAAGAATGGAGGAAGCATCAAACGAGCTGTGATGGACCTCATCGCCAGGGAGAAGAAGGACAAGTGA